The window ACCAAAATGGTGTAGTGGTGATTCCTAATGAACTGTTTCATGAAACAATGGTGGCTACCTTTAACGTAAAGGTAAAGGAAAGCCATATCATTAAGGAATTGAAAAAAGGCAGATTATTATCTGAGATTATTGGTTTAAATAGATAATAATCTTTTTCTCTATTTTTTAAAGGCAAATTTTTCATTATTTTTTTATTTTATTTAATTTATTTTCTATTTTTATTCAATTATTATTCTATTTTCGTCTGTTCTAAAGTTTCTCCAATAGCATCATTAATGACTAAACTTGCTAAATTGTCATAAGGAGTTTCGCTTTTATTGATTAAAACCAATTTTGAGCCATTGAAGTAATTTACCAATCCTGCAGCAGGATAAACGACTAGTGAAGTTCCTCCGATTATTAATGTGTCTGCATTAGCTATGTAATTGATGGATGAGCTTAAAACATCATTGTTCAACGGTTCTTCATAGAGAACGACATCTGGCTTGATTATTCCACCACATTCACATCTAGGAACTCCATCGCTTTTTAAGATGAAATCCAAGTCGTATTCACTTTTGCAGAACTCGCAATAGTTTCTATGGATGCTTCCATGAAGCTCTAGAACATTTTTGCTTCCTGCCTTTTGGTGCAAGCCATCAATGTTTTGAGTGATGACTGCCTTTATCTTTCCTGCCTTTTCAAGTTCAGCAATCTTTAAATGAGCAGGATTTGGCTTTGCATCCTTGAAAATGAGATTTTCCTTGTAATAATTGAAGAACTCTTCGGTATGGCTTAAGTAGTAACTATGAGAAACGAGATATTCTGGACTGTGCCCATATTTTTCCAAGCTTTTAAACACTCCATTTTCAGATCTGAAATCAGGTATTCCACTTTCTGTTGAAACTCCTGCCCCTCCGAAGAATACAATATTATCGCTATTGTCTATAATTTCCTGTAACTCGCTAATTTTATTCATAATTTTATTTATGTTTTTGTTCACTATTATTTCTTATTATTCATCATTATTCTGATTATTGTCATTATTTCCTTTACTATCATTATTTCTTATTATTCATCATTATTCTGATTATTGTCATTATTTCCTTTACTATCATTATCTCTTTTTATTCTCTATCTAATTCCATAATCTTTATATATTACCCAATATAACTATTATTAATCAATTGTTTGTTGATTAGAGAATGAATATGGGATATATAAAGAGTTTTTATTAGGATTTTTTAGTAATCCTTTTTAAGAAGAAATTTTTTTATATATAAAGGCATCGAAATATTTATATACTATAATGTCATTATATTAAGATGTACTAATGTTTATTTTTAAGGTGATTTGATGAAATTTTTAGGAAACATCTCACACCTTGCCAATTCTGGAAAATTAATTGTCAAAACCACAAAGACTCCTCCTGCAGGAGCTTTTGTTTTTACTAATGATAAGCAGAAAATAGGTAAGGTATATTCTATTTTTGGCCCAGTTAAAAATCCATATGTTTCCGTAAATATTTTTAGGTCAGTAAATAGAAGAGATCTTGAAAGTAGACATGGTGAAAAGCTATTTGTTTCCACTAAAAGTGAAATGGAAAAGATGAATAGAAAAAATAAGAACTCTAAGTCTAAAAAGGGTTCAAAAGCTAATTCCAGAAATTCCAGGAATTCAAAAAATTCTAGAAGTAGGAAATCTAATTCAAGAAAAAGAAGAAACAAATAGTTTAATTTAAAAAACTTTTTTCTCTATTTATTTCTTAGAGAAAATTAAAAGTTTTTCTCTATTCATTTCTTAGAGAAAATTAAAGGCATTTCTCTATTTTTAGGGATAAAACTTAGTCAAATTGATATAATAGGAGAGATTAACACGAAAGAAGGATTATCTGATGAAGTTCTTCAAAATTCCAAAAGAACTTCAAGAAGAAGACAAAAAGATGACTCTGAGCCAGAAAAACAAACTGTATGTCCTCAATGTGGATCAACTGAATTGATTGGAGATTATGAAAGGGCAGAAGTGGTTTGTGCTAACTGTGGATTAGTTATTGATGAAAACCTTGTAGATATGGGTCCTGAATGGAGAGCATTCGACCATGAACAAAGAGACAAACGTACAAGAGTAGGTGCTCCTATTACTTACACTATTCACGATAAAGGTTTAAGTACAATGATTGATTGGAGGAATAAGGACATCTATGGTAGAGATATTCCTGCAAGAAACAGAGCTCAATGGTACCGTTTAAGAAAATGGCAAAGAAAAATCAGAATTTCCGGTGCTACTGAACGTAACTTGGCTTTTGCATTAAGTGAATTAGACAGAGACTCTTCAAGATTAGGTCTTCCAAGAAGTGTAAGGGAAGCTGCTTCTGTTGTTTACAGAAGTGCAGTGGAAAACAAGCTTATCCGTGGAAGAAGTATTGAAGGAGTTGTAGCTGCTTCTTTATATGCAGCTTGTAGAAGATGTAAAGTACCTCGTACTTTAGATGAAATCGC is drawn from uncultured Methanobrevibacter sp. and contains these coding sequences:
- a CDS encoding transcription initiation factor IIB; this translates as MGEINTKEGLSDEVLQNSKRTSRRRQKDDSEPEKQTVCPQCGSTELIGDYERAEVVCANCGLVIDENLVDMGPEWRAFDHEQRDKRTRVGAPITYTIHDKGLSTMIDWRNKDIYGRDIPARNRAQWYRLRKWQRKIRISGATERNLAFALSELDRDSSRLGLPRSVREAASVVYRSAVENKLIRGRSIEGVVAASLYAACRRCKVPRTLDEIAEVSRVSKKEVGRTYRFLTRELNIKLPPTSPVDYVPRFASELGLSGEVQSRSIEIIEKAMEKGLTSGRGPTGVAAAALYIASVLLGERKTQRDVAEVAGVTEVTIRNRYKELTEQLEMGVTL
- a CDS encoding NAD-dependent protein deacylase, which encodes MNKISELQEIIDNSDNIVFFGGAGVSTESGIPDFRSENGVFKSLEKYGHSPEYLVSHSYYLSHTEEFFNYYKENLIFKDAKPNPAHLKIAELEKAGKIKAVITQNIDGLHQKAGSKNVLELHGSIHRNYCEFCKSEYDLDFILKSDGVPRCECGGIIKPDVVLYEEPLNNDVLSSSINYIANADTLIIGGTSLVVYPAAGLVNYFNGSKLVLINKSETPYDNLASLVINDAIGETLEQTKIE
- a CDS encoding Gar1/Naf1 family protein, translated to MKFLGNISHLANSGKLIVKTTKTPPAGAFVFTNDKQKIGKVYSIFGPVKNPYVSVNIFRSVNRRDLESRHGEKLFVSTKSEMEKMNRKNKNSKSKKGSKANSRNSRNSKNSRSRKSNSRKRRNK